One window from the genome of Ananas comosus cultivar F153 linkage group 13, ASM154086v1, whole genome shotgun sequence encodes:
- the LOC109719600 gene encoding acyl-CoA-binding domain-containing protein 4 isoform X4 → MKLGRLKIHLGDPLQGPRSPARPTKRSSESNGENMVTATVRSHSDDLSRRCSSGAFDLNDCVLENSGNWSVLSTDGDEPTPRFNHAAAVIGSKMVVVGGESGHRLLDDTMILSLDKLTWVAASPKVYLSPSGLSHKIPSCKGHCLVPWGKMVILIGGKTEPASDRVAVWSFDIETECWSQLEAKGDIPVARSGHTVIRAGPVLILFGGEDAKGKKLNDLHMFDLKSLTWLPLHYKGAGPSPRSNHVAALYHDKSLFIFGGQSKSKILNDLYSLNFETMVWSRVKTRGSHPSARAGCCGALCGTKWYIIGGGSKKRRHAETLVFDVIKLEWSESVTPPSTSIITNKGFSMVPVQHKDKILLVAFGGKVKEASNKVEVLVLVQIDRSMSWRSAPVTDLYEDYGRSKELASVDSLARSSLASAVDQQASGRKSLSDSLVDRLDPHPISDSVSLRKQFHQEEDCSLARKLQKPVEIEKHRDGDDCSAREQKSKKRLETAVQMDIAGILAAKEETLVDSECTIGKQKLKHITLTPDADHGVPPEADGRAALLTSPSNIYQLYETNKTNIASLTRKNSLLEEQLTAALSSKETAEKSLSSAVRSREDAERRLADALKEAEVLKEKLASLELAQEEANSLSNAVHADNVRLEHDVAFLKAILDDTQKELHSTRGVLAGERARAFQLQVEVFHLKQRLQSAENRAPTPRKPYH, encoded by the exons ATGAAGCTGGGGAG GTTGAAGATTCATTTGGGGGATCCTTTGCAGGGACCTAGAAGCCCCGCTCGACCTACCAAGCGATCCAGTGAGTCCAAT GGGGAGAATATGGTCACAGCGACAGTTAGAAGCCACTCCGATGACCTCTCTCGCAGGTGTTCTTCGGGTGCATTTGATTTGAATGATTGTGTGTTGGAAAATTCTGGGAACTGGAGTGTGTTGTCAACCGATGGAGATGAACCAACTCCTCGCTTTAAT CATGCAGCGGCAGTTATTGGGAGCAAAATGGTAGTTGTGGGCGGCGAGTCAGGCCATCGATTGTTGGACGATACAATG ATTCTAAGCTTAGACAAGCTTACCTGGGTGGCTGCTTCTCCGAAGGTTTACTTGTCGCCAAGTGGACTTTCTCACAAAATTCCTTCATGCAAAGGTCATTGTCTG GTGCCGTGGGGAAAAATGGTTATACTTATTGGTGGGAAAACCGAGCCTGCAAGTGACAGAGTAGCAG TATGGTCCTTCGATATAGAAACAGAGTGCTGGTCTCAGTTGGAAGCGAAGGGCGACATCCCG GTTGCCCGAAGTGGCCATACAGTTATCAGAGCAGGTCCTGTTTTGATCCTCTTTGGGGGTGAAGACGCGAAAGGCAAAAAACTGAACGACCTTCATATGTTCGATCTGAAGTCGTTGACATGGCTTCCCTTGCATTATAA AGGAGCAGGTCCTTCGCCAAGATCGAATCATGTTGCCGCTCTCTATCATGATAAAAGTCTTTTTATTTTCGGAGGCCAATCAAAGTCCAAGATCTTGAATGATCTTTATTCACTCAACTTTGAAACA ATGGTGTGGTCAAGAGTGAAAACCCGCGGATCTCATCCGTCGGCCAGAGCAGGTTGCTGTGGAGCTCTTTGTGGAACTAAATGGTACATAATTGGGGGTGGAAGCAAAAAAAGAC GACACGCAGAAACATTGGTCTTTGATGTTATCAAACTCGAGTGGTCCGAGTCTGTGACACCACCTAGCACTTCTATTATCACCAACAAG GGATTCAGCATGGTTCCGGTACAGCACAAGGACAAGATTTTACTGGTCGCTTTTGGGGGAAAAGTAAAGGAGGCATCTAACAAG GTTGAAGTACTAGTACTTGTCCAGATTGATCGTTCAATGAGCTGGCGATCCGCCCCAGTCACCGATTTGTACGAAGATTACGGAAGATCCAAAGAGCTTGCCTCTGTTGATTCTCTTGCTAGGAGCAGTCTCGCATCTGCAGTGGATCAGCAAGCATCTGGCAGGAAATCTCTATCAGATTCCTTGGTCGATCGTCTCGATCCACATCCTATTTCCGATAGTGTTTCACTTCGTAAACAATTTCACCAAGAAGAGGATTGCAGTTTAGCTCGAAAGTTGCAGAAGCCTGTTGAAATTGAGAAGCATAGAGATGGTGATGACTGTTCG GCAAGAGAGCAAAAGAGCAAGAAGAGGCTGGAAACTGCAGTTCAGATGGATATTGCCGGAATTTTAGCTGCGAAGGAAGAAACTTTAGTCGACTCTGAATGCACGATTGGGAAGCAAAAGCTTAAACATATTACCCTTACTCCAGACGCCGATCATGGTGTGCCTCCAGAGGCCGATGGACGAGCGGCCCTTCTTACTAGCCCTTCCAACATTTACCAACTGTACGAGACCAATAAGACCAATATAGCAAGCTTGACTCGTAAAAACAGCTTGCTAGAAGAGCAGCTTACAGCTGCATTGTCGAGCAAGGAAACAGCCGAAAAAAGCTTATCTTCGGCTGTTAGGAGTAGAGAGGATGCAGAGAGGAGACTTGCAGATGCCTTGAAGGAGGCGGAAGTGCTAAAAGAGAAGCTGGCAAGCTTAGAGCTTGCCCAGGAAGAAGCAAACAGCCTCTCGAATGCCGTCCATGCTGACAACGTGAGGCTCGAGCATGATGTGGCTTTCCTAAAAGCTATTCTAGACGACACCCAAAAG GAGCTGCACTCGACAAGGGGGGTTTTGGCAGGAGAAAGGGCAAGAGCATTTCAGCTGCAG GTGGAAGTGTTTCATCTCAAGCAGCGATTGCAGTCCGCCGAGAACAGAGCGCCCACGCCAAGGAAACCGTACCATTAG
- the LOC109719600 gene encoding acyl-CoA-binding domain-containing protein 4 isoform X2 has translation MPKMFGFSRRRMKLGRLKIHLGDPLQGPRSPARPTKRSSESNGENMVTATVRSHSDDLSRRCSSGAFDLNDCVLENSGNWSVLSTDGDEPTPRFNHAAAVIGSKMVVVGGESGHRLLDDTMILSLDKLTWVAASPKVYLSPSGLSHKIPSCKGHCLVPWGKMVILIGGKTEPASDRVAVWSFDIETECWSQLEAKGDIPVARSGHTVIRAGPVLILFGGEDAKGKKLNDLHMFDLKSLTWLPLHYKGAGPSPRSNHVAALYHDKSLFIFGGQSKSKILNDLYSLNFETMVWSRVKTRGSHPSARAGCCGALCGTKWYIIGGGSKKRRHAETLVFDVIKLEWSESVTPPSTSIITNKGFSMVPVQHKDKILLVAFGGKVKEASNKVEVLVLVQIDRSMSWRSAPVTDLYEDYGRSKELASVDSLARSSLASAVDQQASGRKSLSDSLVDRLDPHPISDSVSLRKQFHQEEDCSLARKLQKPVEIEKHRDGDDCSAREQKSKKRLETAVQMDIAGILAAKEETLVDSECTIGKQKLKHITLTPDADHGVPPEADGRAALLTSPSNIYQLYETNKTNIASLTRKNSLLEEQLTAALSSKETAEKSLSSAVRSREDAERRLADALKEAEVLKEKLASLELAQEEANSLSNAVHADNVRLEHDVAFLKAILDDTQKELHSTRGVLAGERARAFQLQVEVFHLKQRLQSAENRAPTPRKPYH, from the exons ATGCCCAAAATGTTCGGCTTTTCGCGGCGGCGGATGAAGCTGGGAAG GTTGAAGATTCATTTGGGGGATCCTTTGCAGGGACCTAGAAGCCCCGCTCGACCTACCAAGCGATCCAGTGAGTCCAAT GGGGAGAATATGGTCACAGCGACAGTTAGAAGCCACTCCGATGACCTCTCTCGCAGGTGTTCTTCGGGTGCATTTGATTTGAATGATTGTGTGTTGGAAAATTCTGGGAACTGGAGTGTGTTGTCAACCGATGGAGATGAACCAACTCCTCGCTTTAAT CATGCAGCGGCAGTTATTGGGAGCAAAATGGTAGTTGTGGGCGGCGAGTCAGGCCATCGATTGTTGGACGATACAATG ATTCTAAGCTTAGACAAGCTTACCTGGGTGGCTGCTTCTCCGAAGGTTTACTTGTCGCCAAGTGGACTTTCTCACAAAATTCCTTCATGCAAAGGTCATTGTCTG GTGCCGTGGGGAAAAATGGTTATACTTATTGGTGGGAAAACCGAGCCTGCAAGTGACAGAGTAGCAG TATGGTCCTTCGATATAGAAACAGAGTGCTGGTCTCAGTTGGAAGCGAAGGGCGACATCCCG GTTGCCCGAAGTGGCCATACAGTTATCAGAGCAGGTCCTGTTTTGATCCTCTTTGGGGGTGAAGACGCGAAAGGCAAAAAACTGAACGACCTTCATATGTTCGATCTGAAGTCGTTGACATGGCTTCCCTTGCATTATAA AGGAGCAGGTCCTTCGCCAAGATCGAATCATGTTGCCGCTCTCTATCATGATAAAAGTCTTTTTATTTTCGGAGGCCAATCAAAGTCCAAGATCTTGAATGATCTTTATTCACTCAACTTTGAAACA ATGGTGTGGTCAAGAGTGAAAACCCGCGGATCTCATCCGTCGGCCAGAGCAGGTTGCTGTGGAGCTCTTTGTGGAACTAAATGGTACATAATTGGGGGTGGAAGCAAAAAAAGAC GACACGCAGAAACATTGGTCTTTGATGTTATCAAACTCGAGTGGTCCGAGTCTGTGACACCACCTAGCACTTCTATTATCACCAACAAG GGATTCAGCATGGTTCCGGTACAGCACAAGGACAAGATTTTACTGGTCGCTTTTGGGGGAAAAGTAAAGGAGGCATCTAACAAG GTTGAAGTACTAGTACTTGTCCAGATTGATCGTTCAATGAGCTGGCGATCCGCCCCAGTCACCGATTTGTACGAAGATTACGGAAGATCCAAAGAGCTTGCCTCTGTTGATTCTCTTGCTAGGAGCAGTCTCGCATCTGCAGTGGATCAGCAAGCATCTGGCAGGAAATCTCTATCAGATTCCTTGGTCGATCGTCTCGATCCACATCCTATTTCCGATAGTGTTTCACTTCGTAAACAATTTCACCAAGAAGAGGATTGCAGTTTAGCTCGAAAGTTGCAGAAGCCTGTTGAAATTGAGAAGCATAGAGATGGTGATGACTGTTCG GCAAGAGAGCAAAAGAGCAAGAAGAGGCTGGAAACTGCAGTTCAGATGGATATTGCCGGAATTTTAGCTGCGAAGGAAGAAACTTTAGTCGACTCTGAATGCACGATTGGGAAGCAAAAGCTTAAACATATTACCCTTACTCCAGACGCCGATCATGGTGTGCCTCCAGAGGCCGATGGACGAGCGGCCCTTCTTACTAGCCCTTCCAACATTTACCAACTGTACGAGACCAATAAGACCAATATAGCAAGCTTGACTCGTAAAAACAGCTTGCTAGAAGAGCAGCTTACAGCTGCATTGTCGAGCAAGGAAACAGCCGAAAAAAGCTTATCTTCGGCTGTTAGGAGTAGAGAGGATGCAGAGAGGAGACTTGCAGATGCCTTGAAGGAGGCGGAAGTGCTAAAAGAGAAGCTGGCAAGCTTAGAGCTTGCCCAGGAAGAAGCAAACAGCCTCTCGAATGCCGTCCATGCTGACAACGTGAGGCTCGAGCATGATGTGGCTTTCCTAAAAGCTATTCTAGACGACACCCAAAAG GAGCTGCACTCGACAAGGGGGGTTTTGGCAGGAGAAAGGGCAAGAGCATTTCAGCTGCAG GTGGAAGTGTTTCATCTCAAGCAGCGATTGCAGTCCGCCGAGAACAGAGCGCCCACGCCAAGGAAACCGTACCATTAG
- the LOC109719600 gene encoding acyl-CoA-binding domain-containing protein 4 isoform X3, with amino-acid sequence MKLGRLKIHLGDPLQGPRSPARPTKRSSESNVRFSFGHFSFQGENMVTATVRSHSDDLSRRCSSGAFDLNDCVLENSGNWSVLSTDGDEPTPRFNHAAAVIGSKMVVVGGESGHRLLDDTMILSLDKLTWVAASPKVYLSPSGLSHKIPSCKGHCLVPWGKMVILIGGKTEPASDRVAVWSFDIETECWSQLEAKGDIPVARSGHTVIRAGPVLILFGGEDAKGKKLNDLHMFDLKSLTWLPLHYKGAGPSPRSNHVAALYHDKSLFIFGGQSKSKILNDLYSLNFETMVWSRVKTRGSHPSARAGCCGALCGTKWYIIGGGSKKRRHAETLVFDVIKLEWSESVTPPSTSIITNKGFSMVPVQHKDKILLVAFGGKVKEASNKVEVLVLVQIDRSMSWRSAPVTDLYEDYGRSKELASVDSLARSSLASAVDQQASGRKSLSDSLVDRLDPHPISDSVSLRKQFHQEEDCSLARKLQKPVEIEKHRDGDDCSAREQKSKKRLETAVQMDIAGILAAKEETLVDSECTIGKQKLKHITLTPDADHGVPPEADGRAALLTSPSNIYQLYETNKTNIASLTRKNSLLEEQLTAALSSKETAEKSLSSAVRSREDAERRLADALKEAEVLKEKLASLELAQEEANSLSNAVHADNVRLEHDVAFLKAILDDTQKELHSTRGVLAGERARAFQLQVEVFHLKQRLQSAENRAPTPRKPYH; translated from the exons ATGAAGCTGGGGAG GTTGAAGATTCATTTGGGGGATCCTTTGCAGGGACCTAGAAGCCCCGCTCGACCTACCAAGCGATCCAGTGAGTCCAATGTAAGGTTTTCTTTTGGACACTTTAGCTTCCAG GGGGAGAATATGGTCACAGCGACAGTTAGAAGCCACTCCGATGACCTCTCTCGCAGGTGTTCTTCGGGTGCATTTGATTTGAATGATTGTGTGTTGGAAAATTCTGGGAACTGGAGTGTGTTGTCAACCGATGGAGATGAACCAACTCCTCGCTTTAAT CATGCAGCGGCAGTTATTGGGAGCAAAATGGTAGTTGTGGGCGGCGAGTCAGGCCATCGATTGTTGGACGATACAATG ATTCTAAGCTTAGACAAGCTTACCTGGGTGGCTGCTTCTCCGAAGGTTTACTTGTCGCCAAGTGGACTTTCTCACAAAATTCCTTCATGCAAAGGTCATTGTCTG GTGCCGTGGGGAAAAATGGTTATACTTATTGGTGGGAAAACCGAGCCTGCAAGTGACAGAGTAGCAG TATGGTCCTTCGATATAGAAACAGAGTGCTGGTCTCAGTTGGAAGCGAAGGGCGACATCCCG GTTGCCCGAAGTGGCCATACAGTTATCAGAGCAGGTCCTGTTTTGATCCTCTTTGGGGGTGAAGACGCGAAAGGCAAAAAACTGAACGACCTTCATATGTTCGATCTGAAGTCGTTGACATGGCTTCCCTTGCATTATAA AGGAGCAGGTCCTTCGCCAAGATCGAATCATGTTGCCGCTCTCTATCATGATAAAAGTCTTTTTATTTTCGGAGGCCAATCAAAGTCCAAGATCTTGAATGATCTTTATTCACTCAACTTTGAAACA ATGGTGTGGTCAAGAGTGAAAACCCGCGGATCTCATCCGTCGGCCAGAGCAGGTTGCTGTGGAGCTCTTTGTGGAACTAAATGGTACATAATTGGGGGTGGAAGCAAAAAAAGAC GACACGCAGAAACATTGGTCTTTGATGTTATCAAACTCGAGTGGTCCGAGTCTGTGACACCACCTAGCACTTCTATTATCACCAACAAG GGATTCAGCATGGTTCCGGTACAGCACAAGGACAAGATTTTACTGGTCGCTTTTGGGGGAAAAGTAAAGGAGGCATCTAACAAG GTTGAAGTACTAGTACTTGTCCAGATTGATCGTTCAATGAGCTGGCGATCCGCCCCAGTCACCGATTTGTACGAAGATTACGGAAGATCCAAAGAGCTTGCCTCTGTTGATTCTCTTGCTAGGAGCAGTCTCGCATCTGCAGTGGATCAGCAAGCATCTGGCAGGAAATCTCTATCAGATTCCTTGGTCGATCGTCTCGATCCACATCCTATTTCCGATAGTGTTTCACTTCGTAAACAATTTCACCAAGAAGAGGATTGCAGTTTAGCTCGAAAGTTGCAGAAGCCTGTTGAAATTGAGAAGCATAGAGATGGTGATGACTGTTCG GCAAGAGAGCAAAAGAGCAAGAAGAGGCTGGAAACTGCAGTTCAGATGGATATTGCCGGAATTTTAGCTGCGAAGGAAGAAACTTTAGTCGACTCTGAATGCACGATTGGGAAGCAAAAGCTTAAACATATTACCCTTACTCCAGACGCCGATCATGGTGTGCCTCCAGAGGCCGATGGACGAGCGGCCCTTCTTACTAGCCCTTCCAACATTTACCAACTGTACGAGACCAATAAGACCAATATAGCAAGCTTGACTCGTAAAAACAGCTTGCTAGAAGAGCAGCTTACAGCTGCATTGTCGAGCAAGGAAACAGCCGAAAAAAGCTTATCTTCGGCTGTTAGGAGTAGAGAGGATGCAGAGAGGAGACTTGCAGATGCCTTGAAGGAGGCGGAAGTGCTAAAAGAGAAGCTGGCAAGCTTAGAGCTTGCCCAGGAAGAAGCAAACAGCCTCTCGAATGCCGTCCATGCTGACAACGTGAGGCTCGAGCATGATGTGGCTTTCCTAAAAGCTATTCTAGACGACACCCAAAAG GAGCTGCACTCGACAAGGGGGGTTTTGGCAGGAGAAAGGGCAAGAGCATTTCAGCTGCAG GTGGAAGTGTTTCATCTCAAGCAGCGATTGCAGTCCGCCGAGAACAGAGCGCCCACGCCAAGGAAACCGTACCATTAG
- the LOC109719600 gene encoding acyl-CoA-binding domain-containing protein 4 isoform X5 — translation MVTATVRSHSDDLSRRCSSGAFDLNDCVLENSGNWSVLSTDGDEPTPRFNHAAAVIGSKMVVVGGESGHRLLDDTMILSLDKLTWVAASPKVYLSPSGLSHKIPSCKGHCLVPWGKMVILIGGKTEPASDRVAVWSFDIETECWSQLEAKGDIPVARSGHTVIRAGPVLILFGGEDAKGKKLNDLHMFDLKSLTWLPLHYKGAGPSPRSNHVAALYHDKSLFIFGGQSKSKILNDLYSLNFETMVWSRVKTRGSHPSARAGCCGALCGTKWYIIGGGSKKRRHAETLVFDVIKLEWSESVTPPSTSIITNKGFSMVPVQHKDKILLVAFGGKVKEASNKVEVLVLVQIDRSMSWRSAPVTDLYEDYGRSKELASVDSLARSSLASAVDQQASGRKSLSDSLVDRLDPHPISDSVSLRKQFHQEEDCSLARKLQKPVEIEKHRDGDDCSAREQKSKKRLETAVQMDIAGILAAKEETLVDSECTIGKQKLKHITLTPDADHGVPPEADGRAALLTSPSNIYQLYETNKTNIASLTRKNSLLEEQLTAALSSKETAEKSLSSAVRSREDAERRLADALKEAEVLKEKLASLELAQEEANSLSNAVHADNVRLEHDVAFLKAILDDTQKELHSTRGVLAGERARAFQLQVEVFHLKQRLQSAENRAPTPRKPYH, via the exons ATGGTCACAGCGACAGTTAGAAGCCACTCCGATGACCTCTCTCGCAGGTGTTCTTCGGGTGCATTTGATTTGAATGATTGTGTGTTGGAAAATTCTGGGAACTGGAGTGTGTTGTCAACCGATGGAGATGAACCAACTCCTCGCTTTAAT CATGCAGCGGCAGTTATTGGGAGCAAAATGGTAGTTGTGGGCGGCGAGTCAGGCCATCGATTGTTGGACGATACAATG ATTCTAAGCTTAGACAAGCTTACCTGGGTGGCTGCTTCTCCGAAGGTTTACTTGTCGCCAAGTGGACTTTCTCACAAAATTCCTTCATGCAAAGGTCATTGTCTG GTGCCGTGGGGAAAAATGGTTATACTTATTGGTGGGAAAACCGAGCCTGCAAGTGACAGAGTAGCAG TATGGTCCTTCGATATAGAAACAGAGTGCTGGTCTCAGTTGGAAGCGAAGGGCGACATCCCG GTTGCCCGAAGTGGCCATACAGTTATCAGAGCAGGTCCTGTTTTGATCCTCTTTGGGGGTGAAGACGCGAAAGGCAAAAAACTGAACGACCTTCATATGTTCGATCTGAAGTCGTTGACATGGCTTCCCTTGCATTATAA AGGAGCAGGTCCTTCGCCAAGATCGAATCATGTTGCCGCTCTCTATCATGATAAAAGTCTTTTTATTTTCGGAGGCCAATCAAAGTCCAAGATCTTGAATGATCTTTATTCACTCAACTTTGAAACA ATGGTGTGGTCAAGAGTGAAAACCCGCGGATCTCATCCGTCGGCCAGAGCAGGTTGCTGTGGAGCTCTTTGTGGAACTAAATGGTACATAATTGGGGGTGGAAGCAAAAAAAGAC GACACGCAGAAACATTGGTCTTTGATGTTATCAAACTCGAGTGGTCCGAGTCTGTGACACCACCTAGCACTTCTATTATCACCAACAAG GGATTCAGCATGGTTCCGGTACAGCACAAGGACAAGATTTTACTGGTCGCTTTTGGGGGAAAAGTAAAGGAGGCATCTAACAAG GTTGAAGTACTAGTACTTGTCCAGATTGATCGTTCAATGAGCTGGCGATCCGCCCCAGTCACCGATTTGTACGAAGATTACGGAAGATCCAAAGAGCTTGCCTCTGTTGATTCTCTTGCTAGGAGCAGTCTCGCATCTGCAGTGGATCAGCAAGCATCTGGCAGGAAATCTCTATCAGATTCCTTGGTCGATCGTCTCGATCCACATCCTATTTCCGATAGTGTTTCACTTCGTAAACAATTTCACCAAGAAGAGGATTGCAGTTTAGCTCGAAAGTTGCAGAAGCCTGTTGAAATTGAGAAGCATAGAGATGGTGATGACTGTTCG GCAAGAGAGCAAAAGAGCAAGAAGAGGCTGGAAACTGCAGTTCAGATGGATATTGCCGGAATTTTAGCTGCGAAGGAAGAAACTTTAGTCGACTCTGAATGCACGATTGGGAAGCAAAAGCTTAAACATATTACCCTTACTCCAGACGCCGATCATGGTGTGCCTCCAGAGGCCGATGGACGAGCGGCCCTTCTTACTAGCCCTTCCAACATTTACCAACTGTACGAGACCAATAAGACCAATATAGCAAGCTTGACTCGTAAAAACAGCTTGCTAGAAGAGCAGCTTACAGCTGCATTGTCGAGCAAGGAAACAGCCGAAAAAAGCTTATCTTCGGCTGTTAGGAGTAGAGAGGATGCAGAGAGGAGACTTGCAGATGCCTTGAAGGAGGCGGAAGTGCTAAAAGAGAAGCTGGCAAGCTTAGAGCTTGCCCAGGAAGAAGCAAACAGCCTCTCGAATGCCGTCCATGCTGACAACGTGAGGCTCGAGCATGATGTGGCTTTCCTAAAAGCTATTCTAGACGACACCCAAAAG GAGCTGCACTCGACAAGGGGGGTTTTGGCAGGAGAAAGGGCAAGAGCATTTCAGCTGCAG GTGGAAGTGTTTCATCTCAAGCAGCGATTGCAGTCCGCCGAGAACAGAGCGCCCACGCCAAGGAAACCGTACCATTAG
- the LOC109719600 gene encoding acyl-CoA-binding domain-containing protein 4 isoform X1, protein MPKMFGFSRRRMKLGRLKIHLGDPLQGPRSPARPTKRSSESNVRFSFGHFSFQGENMVTATVRSHSDDLSRRCSSGAFDLNDCVLENSGNWSVLSTDGDEPTPRFNHAAAVIGSKMVVVGGESGHRLLDDTMILSLDKLTWVAASPKVYLSPSGLSHKIPSCKGHCLVPWGKMVILIGGKTEPASDRVAVWSFDIETECWSQLEAKGDIPVARSGHTVIRAGPVLILFGGEDAKGKKLNDLHMFDLKSLTWLPLHYKGAGPSPRSNHVAALYHDKSLFIFGGQSKSKILNDLYSLNFETMVWSRVKTRGSHPSARAGCCGALCGTKWYIIGGGSKKRRHAETLVFDVIKLEWSESVTPPSTSIITNKGFSMVPVQHKDKILLVAFGGKVKEASNKVEVLVLVQIDRSMSWRSAPVTDLYEDYGRSKELASVDSLARSSLASAVDQQASGRKSLSDSLVDRLDPHPISDSVSLRKQFHQEEDCSLARKLQKPVEIEKHRDGDDCSAREQKSKKRLETAVQMDIAGILAAKEETLVDSECTIGKQKLKHITLTPDADHGVPPEADGRAALLTSPSNIYQLYETNKTNIASLTRKNSLLEEQLTAALSSKETAEKSLSSAVRSREDAERRLADALKEAEVLKEKLASLELAQEEANSLSNAVHADNVRLEHDVAFLKAILDDTQKELHSTRGVLAGERARAFQLQVEVFHLKQRLQSAENRAPTPRKPYH, encoded by the exons ATGCCCAAAATGTTCGGCTTTTCGCGGCGGCGGATGAAGCTGGGAAG GTTGAAGATTCATTTGGGGGATCCTTTGCAGGGACCTAGAAGCCCCGCTCGACCTACCAAGCGATCCAGTGAGTCCAATGTAAGGTTTTCTTTTGGACACTTTAGCTTCCAG GGGGAGAATATGGTCACAGCGACAGTTAGAAGCCACTCCGATGACCTCTCTCGCAGGTGTTCTTCGGGTGCATTTGATTTGAATGATTGTGTGTTGGAAAATTCTGGGAACTGGAGTGTGTTGTCAACCGATGGAGATGAACCAACTCCTCGCTTTAAT CATGCAGCGGCAGTTATTGGGAGCAAAATGGTAGTTGTGGGCGGCGAGTCAGGCCATCGATTGTTGGACGATACAATG ATTCTAAGCTTAGACAAGCTTACCTGGGTGGCTGCTTCTCCGAAGGTTTACTTGTCGCCAAGTGGACTTTCTCACAAAATTCCTTCATGCAAAGGTCATTGTCTG GTGCCGTGGGGAAAAATGGTTATACTTATTGGTGGGAAAACCGAGCCTGCAAGTGACAGAGTAGCAG TATGGTCCTTCGATATAGAAACAGAGTGCTGGTCTCAGTTGGAAGCGAAGGGCGACATCCCG GTTGCCCGAAGTGGCCATACAGTTATCAGAGCAGGTCCTGTTTTGATCCTCTTTGGGGGTGAAGACGCGAAAGGCAAAAAACTGAACGACCTTCATATGTTCGATCTGAAGTCGTTGACATGGCTTCCCTTGCATTATAA AGGAGCAGGTCCTTCGCCAAGATCGAATCATGTTGCCGCTCTCTATCATGATAAAAGTCTTTTTATTTTCGGAGGCCAATCAAAGTCCAAGATCTTGAATGATCTTTATTCACTCAACTTTGAAACA ATGGTGTGGTCAAGAGTGAAAACCCGCGGATCTCATCCGTCGGCCAGAGCAGGTTGCTGTGGAGCTCTTTGTGGAACTAAATGGTACATAATTGGGGGTGGAAGCAAAAAAAGAC GACACGCAGAAACATTGGTCTTTGATGTTATCAAACTCGAGTGGTCCGAGTCTGTGACACCACCTAGCACTTCTATTATCACCAACAAG GGATTCAGCATGGTTCCGGTACAGCACAAGGACAAGATTTTACTGGTCGCTTTTGGGGGAAAAGTAAAGGAGGCATCTAACAAG GTTGAAGTACTAGTACTTGTCCAGATTGATCGTTCAATGAGCTGGCGATCCGCCCCAGTCACCGATTTGTACGAAGATTACGGAAGATCCAAAGAGCTTGCCTCTGTTGATTCTCTTGCTAGGAGCAGTCTCGCATCTGCAGTGGATCAGCAAGCATCTGGCAGGAAATCTCTATCAGATTCCTTGGTCGATCGTCTCGATCCACATCCTATTTCCGATAGTGTTTCACTTCGTAAACAATTTCACCAAGAAGAGGATTGCAGTTTAGCTCGAAAGTTGCAGAAGCCTGTTGAAATTGAGAAGCATAGAGATGGTGATGACTGTTCG GCAAGAGAGCAAAAGAGCAAGAAGAGGCTGGAAACTGCAGTTCAGATGGATATTGCCGGAATTTTAGCTGCGAAGGAAGAAACTTTAGTCGACTCTGAATGCACGATTGGGAAGCAAAAGCTTAAACATATTACCCTTACTCCAGACGCCGATCATGGTGTGCCTCCAGAGGCCGATGGACGAGCGGCCCTTCTTACTAGCCCTTCCAACATTTACCAACTGTACGAGACCAATAAGACCAATATAGCAAGCTTGACTCGTAAAAACAGCTTGCTAGAAGAGCAGCTTACAGCTGCATTGTCGAGCAAGGAAACAGCCGAAAAAAGCTTATCTTCGGCTGTTAGGAGTAGAGAGGATGCAGAGAGGAGACTTGCAGATGCCTTGAAGGAGGCGGAAGTGCTAAAAGAGAAGCTGGCAAGCTTAGAGCTTGCCCAGGAAGAAGCAAACAGCCTCTCGAATGCCGTCCATGCTGACAACGTGAGGCTCGAGCATGATGTGGCTTTCCTAAAAGCTATTCTAGACGACACCCAAAAG GAGCTGCACTCGACAAGGGGGGTTTTGGCAGGAGAAAGGGCAAGAGCATTTCAGCTGCAG GTGGAAGTGTTTCATCTCAAGCAGCGATTGCAGTCCGCCGAGAACAGAGCGCCCACGCCAAGGAAACCGTACCATTAG